Proteins encoded together in one Polaribacter reichenbachii window:
- the glpQ gene encoding glycerophosphodiester phosphodiesterase, with protein MKKIILLLIIIFGCKKSHQKLKPMNKKIVIAHRGASGYLPEHTLQAKAMAYAMHVDFIEQDLVLSKDDVPIVIHDIYLDDVTDVAKKFPDRKREDQRYYVIDFTFDELKTLQVSERFNPKNGKQVYSNRFPIWQGNFKLHSLQEEIEFIQGLNTSTGKDIGIYPEIKAPEFHQKENKNLTEIVLNVLSDYGYKTKKDNCILQCFNAKELERIRKELKSELFLVQLMEFKEETKQLAHFATYADGIGPWYRQILSEKVDGKFTFTSLVSDAHKLGLKVHPYTFRADALAEFTTFEEMMQTLLIDANVDGAFTDFPDKVIAFLGK; from the coding sequence ATGAAGAAAATAATACTTTTACTAATAATTATCTTTGGATGTAAGAAATCTCATCAAAAATTAAAACCAATGAACAAAAAAATAGTCATAGCACACAGAGGCGCTTCTGGTTATTTACCAGAACACACTTTGCAAGCAAAAGCAATGGCTTATGCAATGCATGTAGATTTTATAGAACAAGATTTGGTTTTAAGTAAAGATGATGTACCTATTGTAATTCACGATATTTATTTAGATGATGTAACAGATGTAGCCAAAAAATTCCCAGATAGAAAAAGAGAAGATCAACGTTATTATGTAATCGATTTTACTTTTGATGAACTAAAAACCTTACAAGTTTCAGAACGATTTAATCCTAAAAATGGCAAACAAGTATATTCAAATCGTTTTCCTATTTGGCAAGGAAATTTTAAACTACATTCTTTACAAGAAGAAATCGAATTCATACAAGGTTTAAACACATCTACAGGAAAAGATATTGGAATTTATCCAGAAATAAAAGCACCCGAATTTCATCAAAAAGAAAATAAAAATTTAACTGAAATTGTTTTAAATGTCCTCTCTGATTATGGTTATAAAACTAAAAAAGATAACTGTATTTTACAGTGTTTTAACGCCAAAGAATTAGAGAGAATTCGTAAAGAATTAAAATCTGAATTATTTTTAGTTCAGTTAATGGAATTTAAAGAAGAAACAAAACAACTTGCTCATTTTGCTACTTATGCTGATGGAATTGGCCCTTGGTACAGACAAATTTTAAGCGAAAAAGTAGATGGTAAATTCACCTTTACATCTTTGGTTTCTGATGCCCATAAATTAGGTTTAAAAGTACATCCTTATACATTTAGAGCAGATGCTTTGGCAGAGTTTACAACTTTTGAAGAAATGATGCAAACACTTTTAATTGATGCCAATGTAGATGGCGCTTTTACAGATTTTCCAGATAAAGTTATTGCATTTTTAGGAAAATAA
- a CDS encoding endonuclease gives MFPFNSFSKQKKNISTIAFYNVENLFDTNDNPNTADDDFTPNGKKKWTYKRYNSKIKKLSSVIAQLGLNRSKHPPAIVGLVEVENAKVVADLANSSYLRKHHYGYVHHNSPDERGIDVALLYNKIDFELIESETHPVYLLDEDGDRDYTRDILKVSGNLKGELVHILVNHWSSRREGIPETEPKRIIAAETARNIIEEIKNKEMNPKIIIMGDFNDDPTSKSVKKHLIQDDFYNPMESMLDREKSGSLTFNGSWNLFDQIIFSNNFLEKEKDKLYFKHAEVFNKKWMKIYKGKYKGSPFRTYIGPWYKGGFSDHFPVYAFLKKED, from the coding sequence ATGTTTCCATTTAATTCATTTTCTAAACAGAAAAAAAACATCTCAACAATTGCGTTTTATAACGTAGAAAATTTGTTTGACACAAATGATAACCCAAATACTGCTGATGATGATTTTACACCAAATGGAAAAAAGAAATGGACTTACAAGCGATACAACTCTAAAATTAAAAAACTAAGTTCTGTAATAGCTCAATTAGGTTTAAACAGATCTAAACACCCACCTGCAATAGTCGGTTTGGTAGAAGTTGAAAACGCCAAAGTAGTTGCAGATTTAGCAAACTCATCCTACTTAAGAAAACATCACTATGGTTATGTGCATCATAATTCGCCAGATGAACGTGGAATTGATGTTGCCTTATTATACAATAAAATTGATTTTGAATTGATTGAATCTGAAACTCATCCTGTTTATCTATTAGATGAAGATGGAGACAGAGATTACACCAGAGATATTTTAAAAGTTAGTGGAAATTTAAAAGGAGAATTGGTTCATATTTTGGTAAATCATTGGTCTTCTAGAAGAGAAGGTATTCCTGAAACTGAACCCAAAAGAATTATTGCTGCTGAAACAGCTAGAAATATTATCGAGGAAATTAAAAACAAAGAAATGAACCCAAAAATTATAATTATGGGCGATTTTAATGATGATCCAACTAGTAAAAGTGTAAAAAAACATTTAATTCAAGATGATTTTTACAACCCAATGGAAAGTATGTTAGACAGAGAAAAATCGGGTAGTTTAACTTTTAATGGCAGCTGGAATTTATTCGACCAGATTATATTTTCTAATAACTTTTTAGAAAAAGAAAAAGACAAACTTTACTTTAAACACGCTGAAGTTTTTAATAAAAAATGGATGAAAATTTACAAAGGTAAATACAAAGGAAGTCCTTTTAGAACTTATATTGGCCCTTGGTATAAAGGTGGATTTTCAGATCATTTTCCTGTATACGCTTTCTTAAAAAAAGAAGATTAA
- the hflX gene encoding GTPase HflX, with the protein MIDQKEAISEKAVLIGVITQQQDEAKSTEYLDELEFLTSTAGGVAVKRFVQKMERPNPKTFLGAGKLEDVRAYIHSNDIGTAIFDDELSPAQLRNIEKILDCKILDRTNLILDIFAQRAQTSSAKTQVELAQSEYLLPRLTRLWTHLDKQKGGIGMRGPGETEIETDRRIIRDKISLLKKRLKVIDKQMAVQRKNRGKMVRVALVGYTNVGKSTLMNVISKSDVFAENKLFATLDTTVRKVVIKNIPFLMTDTVGFIRKLPTQLVESFKSTLDEVREADLLLHVVDISHPNFEDHIASVNDILRDIKSDDKPTLMVFNKIDAYEHETIDEDDLDTEKGKEHYTLKDWKKTWMNKNEVESIFISALNKENLDDFKDKTYEEVKKIHIQRFPYNDFLYYEYKEEE; encoded by the coding sequence ATGATAGATCAAAAAGAAGCCATTTCTGAAAAAGCCGTTTTAATAGGCGTTATTACACAACAACAAGACGAAGCAAAATCTACAGAGTATTTAGATGAGTTAGAGTTTTTAACATCAACTGCAGGCGGAGTTGCTGTAAAACGCTTTGTGCAAAAAATGGAAAGACCTAATCCTAAAACATTTTTAGGCGCTGGTAAATTAGAAGATGTAAGAGCTTACATTCACTCTAATGATATTGGTACTGCCATTTTTGACGATGAATTATCGCCAGCACAATTACGAAATATAGAGAAAATTTTAGATTGCAAAATTTTAGACAGAACCAATTTAATCTTAGATATTTTTGCACAAAGAGCTCAAACAAGTTCTGCAAAAACGCAAGTAGAATTAGCACAAAGCGAATATTTATTGCCTCGTTTAACAAGACTTTGGACTCACCTTGACAAACAAAAAGGGGGAATTGGAATGCGTGGACCTGGGGAAACAGAAATAGAAACAGATAGACGTATTATTCGTGATAAAATATCTTTACTAAAGAAAAGATTAAAAGTCATTGACAAACAAATGGCAGTTCAGCGTAAGAATCGTGGTAAAATGGTTCGTGTTGCTTTAGTAGGTTATACCAATGTTGGTAAATCTACTTTAATGAATGTTATTAGTAAAAGTGATGTTTTTGCAGAAAACAAACTTTTTGCAACCTTAGATACCACAGTGCGTAAAGTGGTTATTAAGAATATTCCGTTTTTAATGACAGATACAGTTGGGTTTATTAGAAAATTACCAACACAATTGGTAGAATCTTTTAAATCTACTTTAGATGAAGTTCGTGAAGCTGATTTGTTATTACATGTGGTAGATATTTCTCATCCTAATTTTGAAGACCATATTGCTTCTGTAAATGATATTTTAAGAGATATTAAGAGTGATGATAAACCTACTTTAATGGTTTTTAATAAGATTGATGCTTATGAACACGAAACTATTGATGAAGATGATTTAGATACCGAAAAAGGTAAAGAGCATTACACTTTAAAAGACTGGAAAAAAACTTGGATGAATAAAAATGAGGTTGAATCTATTTTTATTTCTGCTTTAAACAAAGAAAATCTAGACGATTTTAAAGACAAAACTTACGAAGAAGTAAAGAAAATACACATTCAACGTTTTCCTTATAACGACTTTTTATATTATGAATATAAAGAGGAGGAATAG